Proteins found in one Aspergillus chevalieri M1 DNA, chromosome 2, nearly complete sequence genomic segment:
- the MET6 gene encoding 5-methyltetrahydropteroyltriglutamate--homocysteine S-methyltransferase (COG:E;~EggNog:ENOG410PHAS;~InterPro:IPR002629,IPR013215,IPR038071,IPR006276;~PFAM:PF01717,PF08267;~go_function: GO:0003871 - 5-methyltetrahydropteroyltriglutamate-homocysteine S-methyltransferase activity [Evidence IEA];~go_function: GO:0008270 - zinc ion binding [Evidence IEA];~go_process: GO:0008652 - cellular amino acid biosynthetic process [Evidence IEA];~go_process: GO:0009086 - methionine biosynthetic process [Evidence IEA]), whose protein sequence is MVQSAVLGFPRMGRLRDLKKATEAYWGDKISRDELLAEGKRLRQEHWKIQKNAGVDVIPSNDFAFYDQVLDHIQLFGVIPERYSKYNLHPVDEYFAMGRGLQKPAKDGQDAIDVPSLEMVKWFDSNYHYVKPTLQDTQEYKLAENPKPVVEFLEAKEAGIITRPVILGPVSFLTLAKADRGQTVDPISHLEKLLPLYVELFAKLKEAGAEDVQIDEPVLVFDLAPKSKAAFKPAYEKLGALGDKAPRVTLATYFGDIVHNIDVLSSLQSLHAIHVDLVRNPEQFDTVVAALGPNQTLSAGVVDGRNIWKTNFKAAIEKVELAIQKLGKDRVVVATSSSLLHVPHTLASEKTLDPEVREWFSFAVEKTSEVVVIAKAVTEGPAAVREELEANAKSVQSRASSTRTNDPKVKERQAAVTEEQHNRKSPFPTRHAEQGKSINLPLFPTTTIGSFPQTKEIRIQRNKFTKGEITPEQYEAFIEKEIQEVIKIQEELDLDVFVHGEPERNDMVQYFGERLTGYVFTTHAWVQSYGSRCVRPPIIVGDVSRPAPMTVKESKYAASISKKPMKGMLTGPITCLRWSFPRDDVHQSVQAQQLALALRDEVVDLEAAGIQVIQVDEPALREGLPLRSGKEREDYLTWAVKAFRLATAGVSDGTQIHSHFCYSEFQDFFHAIAALDADVLSIENSKSDAKLLKVFIDEAYPRHIGPGVYDIHSPRVPSEQEIKDRIEEMLSYLRVDQLWVNPDCGLKTRQWAETKAALTNMVNAAKAYRQKHAN, encoded by the exons ATGGTTCAATC CGCTGTTCTGGGTTTCCCCCGTATGGGAAGACTCCGTGACCTCAAGAAGGCCACCGAGGCTTACTGGGGTGACAAGATCTCCCGCGATGAGCTTTTGGCTGAGGGAAAGAGACTCCGTCAGGAGCACTGGAAGATCCAGAAGAATGCTGGTGTCGATGTGATCCCCAGCAACGACTTCGCTTTCTACGACCAGGTCCTCGACCACATCCAGCTGTTCGGTGTTATCCCCGAGAGATACAGCAAGTACAACCTCCACCCCGTTGACGAGTACTTCGCCATGGGTCGTGGTCTCCAGAAGCCCGCCAAGGATGGCCAGGACGCCATTGATGTTCCTAGCTTG GAAATGGTCAAGTGGTTTGACTCCAACTACCACTACGTCAAGCCCACCCTCCAGGACACCCAGGAATACAAGCTCGCTGAGAACCCCAAGCCTGTTGTTGAGTTCCTCGAGGCCAAGGAGGCTGGCATCATCACCCGTCCCGTTATCCTGGGACCTGTCTCTTTCCTGACCCTCGCCAAGGCCGACCGTGGTCAGACCGTTGACCCCATCTCCCACCTCGAGAAGCTCCTCCCCTTGTACGTCGAGCTCTTTGCCAAGCTCAAGGAGGCTGGTGCCGAGGATGTCCAGATTGACGAGCCTGTCCTCGTCTTCGACCTTGCTCCCAAGTCCAAGGCTGCCTTCAAGCCCGCTTACGAGAAGCTCGGTGCTCTCGGTGACAAGGCTCCCCGTGTGACCTTGGCCACCTACTTCGGTGACATTGTCCACAACATCGATgtcctctcttctctccagAGCCTCCACGCCATCCACGTTGACCTTGTCCGCAACCCTGAGCAGTTTGACACCGTCGTCGCCGCTCTCGGCCCCAACCAGACCCTCTCTGCTGGTGTCGTTGACGGCCGTAACATCTGGAAGACCAACTTCAAGGCTGCCATCGAGAAGGTCGAGCTGGCTATCCAGAAGCTTGGCAAGGACCGTGTCGTCGTTGCCACTTCCAGCTCTCTTCTCCACGTCCCTCACACTCTGGCTAGCGAGAAGACTCTCGACCCTGAGGTCCGTGAGTGGTTCAGCTTTGCTGTTGAGAAGACCAGCGAAGTTGTCGTGATCGCCAAGGCTGTCACTGAGGGCCCCGCTGCCGTTCGCGAGGAGCTCGAGGCCAACGCCAAGTCCGTCCAGTCTCGTGCCTCGTCTACCCGCACCAACGACCCCAAGGTCAAGGAGAGACAGGCTGCTGTCACTGAGGAGCAGCACAACCGCAAGTCTCCCTTCCCTACCCGTCACGCTGAGCAGGGCAAGTCTATCAACCTGCCTCTCTtccccaccaccaccatcggTTCTTTCCCCCAGACGAAGGAGATCCGTATCCAGCGTAACAAGTTCACCAAGGGTGAGATTACCCCCGAGCAGTACGAGGCCTTCATCGAGAAGGAGATCCAGGAGGTCATCAAGATCCAGGAAGAGCTCGACTTGGACGTCTTCGTCCACGGTGAGCCCGAGCGTAACGACATGGTCCAGTACTTCGGTGAGCGTCTCACTGGTTATGTCTTCACTACCCACGCCTGGGTTCAGTCCTACGGATCTCGTTGCGTGCGTCCCCCAATCATTGTCGGTGACGTCTCTCGTCCTGCCCCCATGACCGTCAAGGAGTCCAAGTACGCTGCTTCGATCTCCAAGAAGCCCATGAAGGGTATGCTTACTGGTCCGATCACCTGCTTGCGGTGGTCTTTCCCTCGTGATGACGTCCACCAGTCCGTCCAGGCTCAGCAGTTGGCTCTCGCTCTCCGTGACGAGGTCGTTGACCTTGAGGCTGCTGGTATCCAGGTTATCCAGGTCGACGAGCCCGCTCTCCGTGAGGGTCTCCCTCTCCGTTCCGGCAAGGAGCGTGAGGACTACCTTACGTGGGCCGTCAAGGCTTTCCGTCTGGCCACTGCTGGTGTCTCTGACGGCACTCAGATCCACTCTCACTTCTGTTACTCCGAGTTCCAGGACTTCTTCCACGCCATCGCCGCCCTTGACGCCGATGTCCTGTCCATTGAGAACAGCAAGTCTGACGCCAAGCTTCTCAAGGTCTTCATCGACGAGGCTTACCCCCGTCACATTGGACCTGGTGTTTACGACATTCACTCGCCTCGTGTCCCCAGCGAGCAGGAGATCAAGGACCGCATCGAGGAGATGCTCTCGTATCTCCGTGTTGACCAGCTCTGGGTCAACCCTGACTGTGGTCTGAAGACCCGTCAGTGGGCCGAGACCAAGGCTGCCCTGACCAACATGGTCAACGCCGCCAAGGCCTACCGCCAGAAGCACGCCAACTAA
- a CDS encoding ubiquitin-ubiquitin ligase UFD2 (BUSCO:EOG09260NWN;~COG:O;~EggNog:ENOG410PGAX;~InterPro:IPR019474,IPR013083,IPR003613;~PFAM:PF10408,PF04564;~go_component: GO:0000151 - ubiquitin ligase complex [Evidence IEA];~go_function: GO:0004842 - ubiquitin-protein transferase activity [Evidence IEA];~go_function: GO:0034450 - ubiquitin-ubiquitin ligase activity [Evidence IEA];~go_process: GO:0006511 - ubiquitin-dependent protein catabolic process [Evidence IEA];~go_process: GO:0016567 - protein ubiquitination [Evidence IEA]), producing MSDNMSDADKIRNKRLAKLGNPTPSSPGGEGSDSSAPTTPTQPSSSTPQFPVPSQPQTGTTSTSNSHAPSPRPEPSEGKRIKITPTAPSSAVQSQTVTPISNTPPPQPRAEESIEAFEDRTLSAVFKLSLREDRQKDIHGQRLYYLPALRSELEEQGREPRIDSAVLDQALLEAASNVKRPLDYLLPCWKRICRLHKGFRRPRDDDAKFNAISEARRLCISYCMFAITMPEMFGAESNGSPLKPFLLLDPEEDKGIDLDFIGEAVKRFDEDENIKPAFIAAVEVLSQELAELNINDEYKPYVMALQNLVRHAAVASAITESSLFNATRDPPSFEKRTLLGPWFRLSPLEPNVTMQYFSSPKSRDQSYILNSQRSLRMMQQMISADLLDIINHLIRASKDSRERVLDWFATAMNINHKRRAMQVDPNAVSSDGFMFNLTTCLDQLCEPFMDASFTKIDRIDAAYLHRNPRVDMKDETKINADQHASDAFYSRKADGTSNFITEIFFLTVAAHHYGSESLTSKLDQLEKDLRHMETTIGRFETERHRWISNPMQLRVFEQALKKYKDKLDLGLALKYSLQGVLFDDQWQARSMLFMRYVIVWLLRLVSGVDFPRQTLQLPLPEQQPEVFKCLPEYFLDDIVSNFKFIMWCMPQIITATQGDEVVMLCITFLESTGYIKNPYLKAGLVSILFRGTWPRPGGGRGVLVDLLNSMPFANDYILHSLMKFYIEAEHTGTHTQFYDKFNIRYEIFQIIKCIWPNTLYQTKLLNQANQNHDFFVRYVNLLLNDVTFVLDESFGAFMTIHDTQTELKRSGNTMDPTARQQKEEHLASAQRTAKSYMQLTNETVGMLKLFTHALAESFTMPEIVQRLADMLDYNLDAMVGPKSLNLRVDNLQEYGFNPRALLSELVDVYINLMNRESFIFAVARDGRSYKPVNFEKAADILRKWSLKSPEELKKWEQLQRKVKGAKEMDEQEEEDLGEVPDDFLDPLIYTLMEDPVILPASRMSIDRSTIRSHLLSDPHDPFNRVPLKMEDVIPDTELKAKITAFKTERLAERRKARGQSAPEKMDTTE from the exons ATGTCGGATAACATGTCGGATGCGGACAAG ATCCGCAACAAGCGTCTTGCAAAGCTTGGAAACCCAACCCCTTCCTCTCCAGGCGGAGAAGGCTCGGATTCCAGCGCACCTACGACCCCTACACAACCCAGCAGCTCGACGCCCCAGTTCCCAGTGCCTTCGCAGCCACAGACCGGCACGACAAGCACATCCAACTCCCACGCACCATCGCCTAGACCAGAACCGTCAGAAGGGAAACGGATAAAGATCACGCCAACAGCTCCGTCGTCCGCAGTCCAGTCGCAAACCGTCACGCCCATTTCGAACACGCCGCCTCCGCAACCAAGAGCCGAAGAAAGCATTGAAGCCTTTGAGGATCGGACATTGAGTGCTGTGTTTAAGCTTTCGCTCAGAGAGGACCGGCAGAAGGATATCCATGGGCAGAGACTATATTACTTGCCTGCACTGCGAAGTGAGTTGGAAGAGCAGGGTCGGGAGCCTCGCATCGATTCGGCTGTTTTAGACCAGGCGCTGTTGGAGGCCGCGTCGAATGTCAAGAGACCGTTGGATTATTTGTTGCCGTGTTGGAAGAGAATTTGCAGATTGCATAAGGGGTTCCGTCGGCCGCGGGATGATGATGCCAAGTTTAATGCTATTTCTGAGGCTCGGCGGCTGTGCATAAGTTATTGCATGTTTGCTATTACGATGCCGGAAATGTTTGG AGCCGAGTCTAATGGATCTCCGCTGAAACCGTTCTTGCTCTTGGACCCGGAAGAGGATAAGGGTATTGATCTCGATTTCATTGGTGAGGCCGTTAAGAGGTTCGACGAGGACGAAAATATCAAGCCCGCTTTCATCGCCGCTGTCGAGGTTTTAAGTCAAGAGCTGGCTGAGTTGAACATCAACGATGAGTACAAACCTTACGTGATG GCTTTGCAAAACCTCGTTCGTCATGCAGCTGTTGCATCTGCCATCACGGAGTCTTCACTTTTCAATGCAACTCGAGACCCACCGTCGTTTGAGAAACGCACGCTTCTGGGACCATGGTTCCGGCTGTCGCCGCTTGAACCCAATGTTACCATGCAGTATTTCTCGAGCCCTAAGTCCAGGGACCAGTCATACATCTTGAACTCCCAACGGTCTCTCCGCATGATGCAGCAGATGATCAGTGCCGACCTTCTcgacatcatcaaccatctGATTCGTGCGTCGAAGGATTCCCGAGAACGAGTTTTGGATTGGTTCGCTACTGCGATGAACATCAACCATAAGCGGAGAGCGATGCAGGTTGACCCTAACGCGGTTTCATCGGATGGATTCATGTTCAACCTTACGACGTGCTTGGATCAACTTTGTGAACCGTTTATGGATGCATCTTTTACCAAG ATCGACCGAATTGATGCAGCATATCTTCACCGGAACCCCCGTGTTGACATGAAGGATGAAACCAAGATCAATGCCGACCAGCACGCTTCGGACGCGTTTTACTCGAGAAAGGCAGACGGGACTTCTAATTTCATTACAGAGATTTTCTTCCTTACTGTTGCTGCCCACCACTACGGTAGTGAGTCCCTGACTTCGAAACTGGACCAATTAGAAAAGGACCTCCGGCATATGGAGACCACGATCGGGCGGTTCGAGACAGAGCGACACCGGTGGATCAGCAATCCAATGCAACTTCGGGTCTTTGAACAGGCGTTGAAAAAATACAAGGACAAGTTGGATCTCGGACTCGCGTTGAAGTACAGTCTTCAGGGTGTGCTGTTCGACGACCAATGGCAGGCCCGTTCCATGTTGTTCATGCGATATGTCATCGTCTGGCTGTTGAGACTGGTCTCCGGTGTTGACTTCCCCCGGCAGACTCTTCAGTTGCCTCTTCCCGAACAACAGCCAGAAGTCTTCAAGTGTCTACCTGAATACTTTCTGGATGACATTGTCAGCAATTTCAAGTTCATTATGTGGTGCATGCCGCAGATCATCACCGCCACGCAAGGGGATGAAGTGGTCATGCTTTGCATCACGTTTTTGGAGAGCACAGGTTATATCAAGAACCCATACTTGAAGGCTGGTTTGGTGTCGATCCTTTTCCGCGGGACATGGCCGCGCCCTGGTGGCGGTCGTGGTGTTTTGGTGGACCTTCTTAATTCCATGCCGTTTGCCAACGATTATATCCTCCACTCGCTCATGAAGTTCTACATTGAGGCTGAACATACAGGAACACACACCCAGTTCTACGACAAATTTAATATCCGATACGAGATTTTTCAGATCATCAAATGCATCTGGCCCAACACGCTATATCAGACAAAGCTCTTGAACCAGGCCAACCAGAACCACGACTTTTTCGTCCGATATGTCAACCTTCTTCTTAACGACGTGACATTCGTTCTTGATGAGTCATTTGGCGCTTTTATGACCATCCACGATACCCAGACTGAGCTTAAGCGCAGCGGGAACACAATGGATCCCACTGCACggcagcaaaaggaagagcATCTCGCATCTGCCCAGCGCACAGCCAAGTCCTACATGCAGCTGACGAACGAGACGGTCGGCATGCTCAAGCTCTTCACCCACGCACTGGCAGAGTCTTTCACAATGCCGGAAATTGTGCAGCGGTTGGCGGACATGTTGGACTACAACTTGGATGCCATGGTGGGTCCAAAGAGCTTAAACTTGCGCGTGGACAATCTGCAAGAATATGGATTCAACCCGCGCGCTCTACTGAGCGAGCTCGTGGACGTGTACATCAACTTAATGAACAGGGAAAGCTTTATCTTTGCCGTTGCACGTGACGGTCGCTCCTACAAACCCGTGAACTTCGAAAAGGCCGCTGATATCCTGCGCAAATGGTCGCTTAAGTCTCCGGAGGAGCTGAAGAAATGGGAGCAGCTGCAGCGGAAGGTCAAGGGAGCCAAAGAGATGGACgaacaggaagaagaggaccTTGGAGAGGTTCCCGACGACTTCTTGGACCCGCTGATCTACACATTGATGGAAGACCCGGTTATTCTCCCTGCGTCAAGAATGTCTATTGATCGATCTACGATCCGATCTCACCTCCTGAGTGACCCGCATGATCCGTTTAACCGGGTACCGCTGAAGATGGAGGATGTCATTCCAG ACACCGAACTCAAGGCCAAGATCACGGCATTCAAGACAGAGCGGTTGGCGGAGCGGAGAAAGGCGAGGGGGCAGAGTGCACCGGAGAAGATGGACACGACAGAGTAG
- a CDS encoding J domain-containing protein (COG:O;~EggNog:ENOG410PIVI;~InterPro:IPR001623,IPR036869,IPR015399,IPR018253;~PFAM:PF00226,PF09320;~TransMembrane:1 (o213-232i)), with the protein MSASTSGFDSGSAKSRQHNQGNQDRKYTPEQQAAVIRIRKCTPTAYYEILSLEKTATDGEIKKAYRKQSLLTHPDKNGYEGADEAFKLVSRAFQVLSDSDKKSRYDKFGGDPDSRFNPGAAGASAGASPFSSGGFSGFGGGFPRSRGPMFEEEISPEELFNRFFGGGFGGMGGGPQFVFNMGGGPGVRVHQFGGPRPRRRPREANEPEAVPSAWAMFQQLLPLILLFVLPLLSSLFSSSSSAPSGPSYRFDAAVPPHTMHRMTPKLNIDYFVNPSDVNDYNARKFRQLDQRVEVDYVTKLRYECQNEVNVRERMIQDAQGWFFPDVEKMKAARSLELKSCQRLDSLKKKY; encoded by the exons ATGTCCGCATCGACATCGGGTTTCGACAGCGGGAGTGCGAAATCCCGGCAACATAACCAAGGCAATCAAGATCGCAAATACACACCAGAACAGCAAGCAGCCGTGATTCGCATACGGAAATGCACCCCTACCGCTTACTACGAGATCTTATCGCTGGAAAAGACTGCTACAGATGGCGAGATCAAGAAGGCATATCGGAAACAGAGTTTGTTGACACATCCAGATAAAAATGGGTATGAGGGCGCAGATGAGGCGTTTAAAC TGGTGTCGCGCGCTTTCCAGGTTCTATCCGATTCGGATAAGAAGTCACGGTACGATAAGTTTGGAGGAGACCCCGACAGCAGGTTCAACCCGGGCGCTGCTGGGGCATCAGCCGGCGCGTCGCCTTTCAGCAGTGGTGGATTCAGTGGCTTCGGAGGCGGATTCCCACGGTCTCGCGGCCCGATGTTCGAGGAGGAGATCTCACCAGAGGAGCTATTCAACCGCTTCTTCGGCGGCGGGTTTGGTGGAATGGGAG GTGGTCCGCAGTTTGTCTTCAACATGGGAGGAGGTCCTGGAGTCCGCGTCCATCAATTCGGTGGCCCacggccaagaagaaggccacgCGAAGCCAATGAACCGGAAGCGGTCCCTTCGGCCTGGGCTATGTTCCAGCAACTTTTACCTCTCATCCTTCTCTtcgtgcttcctctcctctcatcgctcttctcctcttcctcgtcagCCCCATCCGGTCCCTCATATCGCTTTGACGCTGCAGTACCTCCTCACACCATGCACCGAATGACACCGAAACTCAATATCGACTACTTTGTCAACCCCAGCGATGTGAACGATTACAATGCGCGAAAATTCCGACAGTTAGACCAACGAGTGGAAGTAGATTATGTCACTAAGCTGCGCTACGAATGCCAAAACGAAGTCAATGTGCGTGAGCGCATGATTCAGGATGCCCAGGGATGGTTCTTCCCAGATgtggagaagatgaaggcaGCGCGATCTCTGGAGTTGAAGAGCTGCCAACGGCTGGattcgttgaagaagaaatatTAA
- a CDS encoding 3-oxo-5-alpha-steroid 4-dehydrogenase family protein (COG:I;~EggNog:ENOG410PMEG;~InterPro:IPR001104,IPR039357;~PFAM:PF02544;~TransMembrane:5 (n5-12c16/17o26-46i67-85o97-116i128-152o172-197i);~go_function: GO:0016627 - oxidoreductase activity, acting on the CH-CH group of donors [Evidence IEA];~go_process: GO:0006629 - lipid metabolic process [Evidence IEA]) — translation MGSMISSSLSSLPSFREFITLTPKTYAVLVNIFQYFPVVTIAQWLLSYHPAGKTSLRSSPLNLPGRLAWCLMEIVGPLNLLYTLHASLSGDFSVLPWQNQLVGLLYVVHYVNRAVISPWFVAPSMSPIHVFVMVSAMGFNWVNSSCLAGWVLGYGLDVEGFEGAVSGNGGAYGGAGFGLIPCVGLGLFVVGMVGNIYSERALFRLRREEGDKRAAKKGNASNDHDNKYHKVYVIPPKQGVFRSILYPHYVFEWIEWFGFALTGTAIFPAGSGSVNPIAATASAAAAVPRIRLAPWLVPAAVVAEKLRAPLPLSALVFAVNAVANMLPHARWGRKWYVEKFGEEAVGSRGAAVPWCPWL, via the exons ATGGGATCCATGATCTCCTCATCCCTTAGCTCTCTCCCCTCTTTCCGAGAGTTCATCACGCTCACCCCCAAGACCTACGCGGTCCTAGTCAACATCTTCCAATACTTCCCAGTC gtaACCATAGCCCAATGGCTCCTCTCCTACCACCCCGCCGGCAAAACCTCCCTCCGCTCCTCCCCCCTAAACCTCCCTGGCCGCCTCGCCTGGTGTCTCATGGAAATCGTCGGCCCTCTAAACCTCCTTTACACCCTCCACGCCTCTCTCTCCGGTGATTTCAGCGTCCTCCCCTGGCAGAACCAATTAGTCGGACTGCTGTACGTGGTGCACTATGTGAATCGCGCAGTGATCTCGCCGTGGTTCGTGGCGCCGAGCATGTCGCCGATTCATGTGTTTGTGATGGTGTCGGCGATGGGGTTTAATTGGGTGAATTCGAGTTGTCTGGCGGGGTGGGTGTTGGGGTATGGGCTTGATGTTGAGGGGTTTGAGGGTGCTGTGAGTGGAAATGGGGGTGCGTATGGGGGAGCTGGGTTTGGATTGATACCGTGTGTCGGGCTGGGGTTGTTTGTTGTCGGCATGGTTGGGAATATTTACTCTGAGAGGGCATTGTTCCGGCTTCGTCGTGAGGAGGGTGATAAACGCGCTGCGAAGAAGGGCAATGCCAGCAACGACCATGACAACAAATACCACAAAGTCTACGTCATCCCTCCCAAGCAAGGCGTCTTCCGCTCAATCCTCTACCCGCACTACGTTTTCGAATGGATTGAGTGGTTCGGTTTTGCGCTCACCGGGACGGCCATCTTCCCCGCTGGAAGTGGTAGCGTGAATCCAATTGCTGCGACGGCGTCTGCGGCCGCGGCGGTTCCGAGGATCAGGTTGGCGCCGTGGTTGGTTCCGGCGGCTGTTGTTGCAGAGAAGTTGAGGGCGCCGTTGCCTTTGTCTGCGCTTGTGTTCGCTGTGAATGCCGTGGCGAATATGCTCCCTCATGCGCGTTGGGGACGAAAGTGGTATGTTGAGAAGTTTGGGGAGGAGGCTGTTGGGAGCAGAGGTGCTGCCGTTCCGTGGTGTCCGTGGTTGTAG
- a CDS encoding uncharacterized protein (COG:S;~EggNog:ENOG410PXGM;~InterPro:IPR019419;~PFAM:PF10315;~TransMembrane:2 (o63-84i105-124o)), whose translation MTDTDTPAEGTKQSLMQTARAWGENPFTPTLLATTIAAQHMRPFQAFPMLFPPVLLFTSYANLQGFTTDSAGISAAWSGLYLLLAGRRRQPFMKKWGARGIVRGVTMGLCFANLVGGGLAYTLGKREEEEDDE comes from the exons atgaccgacACTGACACCCCGGCCGAAGGGACTAAGCAGTCTCTCATGCAGACTGCCAGAGCATGGGGAG AGAACCCATTTACTCCCACTCTCCTGGCCACAACCATCGCCGCCCAGCACATGCGTCCCTTCCAAGCGTTTCCGATGCTCTTCCCTCCCGTCCTACTGTTCACGAGCTACGCAAACCTCCAAGGCTTCACAACCGATAGTGCTGGGATTTCAGCAGCGTGGTCTGGTCTCTATCTGTTGCTCGCAGGTCGACGGAGACAGCCGTTTATGAAGAAGTGGGGTGCGCGAGGGATCGTCCGGGGCGTTACAATGGGTCTTTGCTTTGCGAACttggttggtggtggtttggCGTATACTCTGGGCAAgcgggaggaggaagaggatgacgaGTAA